From one Paenibacillus terrae HPL-003 genomic stretch:
- a CDS encoding LysR family transcriptional regulator, whose product MDMKHLHYFCVIVEEGQITKAAQMLNMAQPPLSQQLKNMEDELGVKLIYREGKRWEITEAGYALYTRAKRLLAEMEDTCREIGEFESNVTGTLSIGTSSVCMSLITGQLSRFHQEYPEVYVKIGHGDTHHLEELLHQNKVDLALLLLPVDDNSYHMIELEGVSFVAVLPREWADRHPSGEITLQEAASYDLLLARRTEGHGLYETVIRKFQEHHLVPRVVLDCPEISTILALVSTGMGITIIPDAGMGQEYGDRFRTLSIKEPFPFTRPAVVWRKDRYLSNAARKLVEQLQAGDTKKTAPE is encoded by the coding sequence ATGGATATGAAGCATCTGCATTACTTTTGTGTCATCGTGGAAGAAGGACAAATCACGAAGGCCGCCCAAATGCTTAACATGGCTCAACCTCCATTAAGCCAACAACTAAAAAATATGGAGGACGAGCTTGGAGTAAAGCTGATTTACCGTGAAGGCAAGAGGTGGGAGATCACCGAGGCCGGATACGCACTATACACCCGTGCCAAGCGTTTATTGGCTGAAATGGAGGATACCTGTAGAGAAATTGGTGAATTTGAAAGCAATGTTACCGGCACTTTATCTATAGGCACTTCATCAGTCTGTATGTCTCTGATTACCGGGCAACTCAGCCGCTTTCACCAGGAATATCCAGAGGTATACGTTAAAATAGGACACGGAGACACACATCATCTGGAGGAACTGCTGCATCAAAATAAAGTCGATCTGGCTCTGCTGCTGCTTCCGGTAGACGACAACTCGTATCATATGATTGAACTCGAAGGCGTTTCTTTTGTCGCCGTACTTCCACGTGAATGGGCAGATCGTCATCCGAGTGGAGAAATCACGTTACAGGAAGCAGCCAGCTATGACCTCTTGTTGGCACGCCGAACAGAAGGACACGGACTATACGAAACCGTCATCCGCAAATTTCAGGAACACCATCTTGTTCCGCGCGTCGTACTGGACTGTCCTGAAATATCGACCATTCTCGCGCTCGTATCCACAGGCATGGGGATTACCATCATTCCAGACGCTGGCATGGGACAAGAATACGGTGACAGATTTCGCACACTCTCCATTAAGGAGCCCTTCCCCTTCACACGGCCTGCCGTCGTATGGCGCAAGGATCGTTATTTATCCAATGCAGCTCGCAAATTGGTTGAACAGCTACAAGCTGGAGACACGAAAAAGACTGCTCCCGAGTAG